In the Duncaniella freteri genome, one interval contains:
- a CDS encoding Fic family protein: MDKVLDIQIEEALKAYRTSGVEEQVDYQKFYLYSIVTHSTAIEGSTVTEIENQLLFDEGIAAKGRSLTEQMMNVDLKDAYLYAFKLATDNPTYTPQLLQQLSALVMRRTGSEYSTIAGHFDSSKGEFRLCNVSAGIGGRSYLAYNKVPRVVDDFCSWLNEEIATADRENIAACYRLSFEAHFLLVTIHPWVDGNGRTTRLVMNMIQRQLGLIPSIVRKEDKGEYIQSLVDSRENDDSTIAQDVMLRHHIANLNRRVLQFQENDTVNTQSDTVNDTANSNNDIVTGLKKTLQKVYTAILNNPEITHSEIMETLHISESTAKRATRDLKKLGYIAREGSDKTGKWIILK, from the coding sequence ATGGATAAAGTTCTTGACATACAGATAGAGGAGGCTCTGAAGGCTTATCGGACTTCAGGAGTCGAGGAGCAGGTGGACTATCAGAAGTTCTACCTCTATTCCATTGTGACCCACTCCACGGCGATTGAGGGTTCTACTGTCACTGAAATTGAGAATCAACTTCTTTTCGATGAGGGTATTGCCGCAAAGGGTCGTTCTCTGACTGAGCAGATGATGAATGTCGACCTGAAAGACGCTTATCTTTATGCTTTCAAGTTAGCGACTGATAATCCTACATATACGCCTCAATTATTGCAACAACTGTCAGCCCTCGTTATGCGCCGTACCGGAAGCGAATACTCTACTATTGCCGGACATTTCGATTCATCGAAGGGAGAGTTTCGCCTATGTAATGTCAGTGCCGGTATTGGCGGCAGGAGTTATCTTGCATATAATAAGGTTCCACGTGTCGTGGACGATTTCTGTAGTTGGCTAAATGAAGAAATTGCCACTGCGGATAGGGAAAACATCGCGGCATGTTATCGTCTGAGTTTTGAAGCACACTTCCTGCTGGTAACCATTCATCCGTGGGTTGACGGTAATGGTAGAACGACCCGATTGGTCATGAATATGATTCAGCGTCAGTTAGGACTAATTCCTTCCATCGTCAGAAAGGAAGACAAAGGAGAATATATCCAGTCATTAGTTGACAGCCGTGAGAATGACGATTCGACAATCGCACAGGACGTTATGCTCCGTCACCATATCGCGAATCTCAACCGCCGAGTTTTGCAGTTTCAAGAAAATGACACTGTAAATACGCAAAGTGACACTGTAAATGATACCGCAAACTCAAATAATGACATTGTAACAGGACTAAAGAAAACCCTGCAAAAAGTATATACTGCCATTCTAAACAATCCGGAGATTACACATTCTGAAATAATGGAGACTCTTCATATTTCAGAATCCACAGCTAAACGAGCTACCAGAGACCTTAAAAAACTTGGATACATTGCGAGAGAGGGTTCGGACAAAACCGGCAAGTGGATAATCCTGAAATAA
- a CDS encoding helix-turn-helix transcriptional regulator, with protein sequence MAKNTMGTKLPRKLEHKMAIMGEQIKLARLRRNLSIAQVAERATCSPLTVNRIEKGSPTVSIGIYARVLYALQLDDDLLLIAKEDSLGRNLQDLSLKHRQRASKKE encoded by the coding sequence ATGGCTAAGAACACTATGGGGACTAAGTTGCCCCGGAAACTGGAGCATAAAATGGCTATTATGGGTGAGCAGATTAAGCTTGCCCGGCTACGTCGTAACCTCTCGATTGCGCAGGTGGCTGAACGTGCTACCTGTTCGCCTCTCACTGTGAACCGCATCGAGAAAGGTTCTCCGACCGTCTCAATCGGCATCTATGCCCGTGTTCTTTATGCTTTGCAACTTGATGACGATCTTCTTTTGATTGCCAAAGAAGATTCATTGGGTAGAAATCTCCAAGACCTATCGCTGAAGCACCGCCAGCGCGCATCAAAAAAGGAATAA
- a CDS encoding helix-turn-helix domain-containing protein → MVTFTNKSLATPDVIRNLGMRFRDYRLRLRMTRKEVSEAASIGMTTLYRFESGNMTDISFSTLLRLLKTIGLGENWDALLPELPESPYMYNDNEKKAQRVRHSAKK, encoded by the coding sequence ATGGTGACATTTACGAACAAATCATTGGCTACACCTGATGTAATCAGGAATCTCGGCATGAGGTTTCGTGATTACAGGTTGCGGTTGCGCATGACCCGTAAGGAGGTTTCCGAAGCGGCATCTATCGGCATGACCACACTTTATAGATTTGAGTCCGGCAATATGACTGACATTTCGTTCAGTACTCTTCTGAGACTATTAAAGACAATTGGGCTTGGAGAGAACTGGGATGCACTGCTGCCCGAATTGCCTGAATCACCTTATATGTATAACGACAATGAGAAAAAGGCACAACGTGTTCGCCATTCCGCGAAAAAATAA
- a CDS encoding type II toxin-antitoxin system HipA family toxin, translating to MKKLFVYADFDWLETPQLIGELSYDSVRGSETYGFSYDKEWLAKYGDVFLSEDLQNYTGIQYTRPERDIFACFSDALPDRWGRTLLNRREQIAAADEKRAVRRLTSFDYLMGIDDASRMGGFRFAEMPGGRFINCEESLRVPPLANVRELMRAAHEIEISEEKHLLPSKKWLAQLLHPGTSLGGARPKASVIDEDGSLTVAKFPSRKDDYDVAQWEHICHIMGRKAGLNVAETRTIDDEDYHILLSKRFDRNSAGRRIHFASALTLLGLTDGDNASTGYGYTDIVDFIVQHGSNVEQNLEELYRRVAFYIIVGNSDDHFRNHGFLLTRKGWELSPAYDINPTLADNQSLLINRSTSESDLNILLTSAGEYMLSADKAKCIINKVKSAMKSWRTEARRLGLPQRDIDMFAPRFDKWIE from the coding sequence ATGAAGAAACTATTCGTTTATGCCGACTTTGATTGGTTGGAGACGCCCCAACTGATAGGCGAACTTTCTTATGACTCGGTGCGCGGGAGCGAGACATACGGTTTTTCGTATGATAAAGAGTGGCTTGCCAAATATGGCGATGTTTTTCTCAGTGAGGATTTGCAGAATTATACCGGCATCCAATACACCCGACCGGAGCGCGATATTTTCGCTTGTTTCTCGGATGCTCTACCCGACCGCTGGGGACGCACATTGCTGAACCGCCGGGAGCAGATTGCAGCCGCCGATGAAAAGAGAGCCGTGCGCAGATTGACTTCTTTTGATTATCTGATGGGTATTGACGATGCTTCACGCATGGGCGGTTTCCGATTTGCCGAAATGCCCGGTGGAAGGTTCATCAACTGTGAGGAAAGTCTTCGAGTACCACCATTGGCGAATGTCAGAGAACTGATGCGGGCGGCGCATGAGATTGAAATTAGCGAGGAGAAACATCTGTTGCCGTCAAAGAAATGGTTGGCGCAGTTGTTACACCCCGGAACGTCCCTCGGAGGTGCCAGACCGAAGGCATCTGTCATTGATGAGGACGGCAGTCTGACTGTTGCCAAATTTCCGTCGCGCAAGGATGATTATGATGTCGCCCAATGGGAGCATATCTGTCATATAATGGGGCGCAAAGCCGGATTGAATGTTGCAGAGACACGGACAATAGACGACGAAGATTACCACATCCTTCTCTCAAAACGCTTCGACAGGAATAGCGCCGGCAGACGAATACATTTCGCTTCCGCATTGACATTGCTTGGATTGACCGACGGCGACAACGCATCAACCGGCTACGGCTACACCGACATAGTGGATTTCATAGTTCAACACGGTAGCAATGTCGAGCAAAACTTAGAGGAACTATATCGCCGTGTGGCATTCTACATAATTGTCGGCAACTCTGACGACCATTTCCGCAACCACGGATTTCTCTTGACACGCAAAGGCTGGGAACTTTCCCCGGCATACGACATCAACCCGACACTCGCCGATAATCAAAGCCTGCTGATAAACCGATCCACAAGCGAATCCGACCTCAATATTCTACTGACATCCGCTGGAGAATATATGCTTTCAGCTGACAAAGCCAAGTGTATTATCAACAAAGTAAAATCTGCCATGAAATCGTGGCGCACAGAAGCCCGCAGACTCGGACTTCCCCAACGCGACATCGACATGTTCGCACCTCGATTCGATAAATGGATTGAATAG
- a CDS encoding type II toxin-antitoxin system HipA family toxin — MKYLKVNLWGQEIGRLVWDSATRRTYFTYNPELKDRIPDIAPLISPAENRNFLLPIYGDDRPIYQGLPPFIADSLPDSWGNTLFDKWVKDNKIPRNKVTPLYKLMFIGTRGMGALEYEPYAADLTHTRTIDIKSLYDISLKILEDRDNIVLNANEELTLQALLAVGTSAGGRQMKAIIAIDNPTGEIRSGQTDGLDGYEYYILKFGDKSMPIAEIETAYYNMAVAAGIEMEECRLLPIDGINHFLTKRFDRKNGQKVHVQTLAAINPEARSYEDLVATCRELSIPESEIEQLFARMVFNVMANNTDDHNKNFSFLLEEDGKWRMSPSYDTTFIFNTKGTGPNIERRLSIGGEISEISKTDLLDFAKQHDIKNANAIINRVAEAISKFGEYAERCHITQPWRGIIQKTLDDNLIAFGYISKDDGIEKSLCDMHGRTITDFSVSVNSKGHYEVVVIIDGQRHRRFVRPNMNLYTDLTKQDIYNLPGDEKIRLAEILFPPK, encoded by the coding sequence ATGAAATACTTGAAAGTGAATCTATGGGGGCAGGAAATCGGACGGCTCGTGTGGGACTCAGCCACGAGACGTACATATTTTACATATAACCCAGAGCTGAAAGACAGGATTCCTGACATTGCTCCGCTAATTTCTCCTGCGGAGAACCGGAACTTTCTTTTGCCTATATATGGGGATGATCGGCCTATCTACCAGGGGCTTCCTCCGTTTATAGCTGATTCGTTGCCGGATTCCTGGGGTAACACTCTATTTGACAAATGGGTAAAGGACAATAAAATACCACGCAATAAAGTTACGCCACTGTATAAACTGATGTTCATTGGCACACGAGGTATGGGAGCTTTGGAATATGAGCCTTACGCTGCAGACCTTACCCATACTCGCACAATCGACATCAAATCGCTATACGATATTTCTCTCAAAATTCTTGAAGACCGAGACAACATCGTACTGAATGCCAACGAGGAACTGACGTTGCAGGCATTGCTTGCCGTGGGTACGTCAGCCGGAGGTCGCCAGATGAAGGCGATTATCGCCATTGACAACCCGACCGGAGAAATCCGGTCGGGTCAGACAGATGGACTTGACGGTTATGAATATTATATCTTGAAGTTTGGTGACAAATCCATGCCTATTGCCGAAATTGAAACTGCATATTACAACATGGCAGTTGCAGCCGGAATCGAAATGGAGGAATGTCGGTTATTGCCCATAGACGGCATCAACCATTTTCTCACCAAACGTTTCGATAGGAAAAACGGCCAAAAGGTTCATGTTCAGACTTTGGCTGCCATAAACCCCGAGGCACGAAGCTATGAAGACCTCGTTGCGACCTGTCGCGAACTGTCAATCCCCGAGTCTGAGATTGAGCAGCTCTTCGCACGGATGGTTTTTAATGTCATGGCCAACAATACTGATGACCATAACAAAAACTTCTCATTCCTACTTGAAGAGGATGGGAAATGGCGGATGTCACCGTCATACGATACGACATTTATATTCAACACAAAAGGCACAGGCCCCAATATCGAGCGTAGATTGAGTATTGGAGGAGAAATAAGTGAGATTTCCAAGACAGACCTACTCGATTTTGCAAAACAGCATGATATAAAGAATGCCAACGCAATCATAAACCGTGTAGCAGAGGCAATCTCAAAATTCGGCGAATACGCCGAGCGGTGCCATATCACTCAACCATGGCGTGGTATAATCCAAAAGACACTGGACGACAATCTTATCGCTTTCGGTTATATCTCCAAAGACGATGGTATCGAAAAATCCTTGTGCGATATGCACGGAAGAACTATCACTGATTTTTCGGTATCAGTCAATTCCAAAGGGCATTATGAAGTAGTTGTGATAATTGACGGACAGCGTCATCGAAGATTCGTCAGACCCAATATGAACCTCTATACCGACCTGACAAAACAGGACATTTATAATCTTCCAGGCGATGAGAAAATCCGATTGGCTGAAATCCTGTTCCCTCCGAAATAG
- a CDS encoding Fic family protein yields MSEFDEYIVHGEPGQKEKADAWQTAIGLQDVDGLKVSAYLLDTARQHIEGDISIDEARERIKAYYETKSGHDAVDEEGDKVSANIAKILSEPSFAFSLVGLTSIHRRIFEDVFKFAGQLRTVELSKKEWVLGGNASVSYQPAVDLREAIEYDLAREKEFDYSSHPISEIINHLSRFIADLWQIHPFREGNTRTTAVFLIKYLRSMGIPATNDMFKEHSWYFRNALVRASYKGLNISPTTEFVERFLRNVILGEKNELRNRDMLVGASLPKTMPQSITTSASKSQIDTLNCTLEELAVLKVIEDNPKITQTDIAKSIKKSASTVKRITSSLVEKGILIRRNGRRNGWWEILT; encoded by the coding sequence ATGAGCGAATTTGACGAATATATAGTCCACGGGGAACCGGGGCAGAAGGAGAAGGCTGATGCGTGGCAAACGGCTATCGGTCTTCAGGATGTGGATGGGCTGAAAGTTTCAGCTTATCTGCTTGACACTGCGCGTCAGCACATTGAGGGAGACATCTCCATTGATGAGGCTCGTGAACGCATCAAGGCGTATTATGAGACTAAGTCCGGACATGATGCTGTGGATGAGGAGGGCGACAAGGTTTCTGCCAACATCGCTAAGATTCTGAGTGAACCATCGTTTGCATTTTCATTAGTAGGGCTTACATCTATACATCGGCGCATATTTGAAGACGTATTCAAATTTGCTGGTCAATTACGAACGGTAGAATTGAGTAAAAAGGAGTGGGTTCTTGGCGGTAATGCCTCTGTAAGCTACCAACCGGCTGTAGACCTCCGAGAAGCCATAGAATATGACCTCGCTCGCGAAAAGGAATTTGATTACTCTTCTCACCCTATTTCAGAAATTATCAATCACCTGTCGCGGTTTATTGCTGACCTGTGGCAAATACATCCTTTCCGAGAGGGCAATACCCGCACTACTGCCGTTTTCCTTATAAAATACCTCCGTTCAATGGGCATTCCGGCAACCAACGATATGTTCAAGGAACATTCATGGTATTTCCGCAATGCACTTGTCAGAGCATCTTATAAAGGGCTGAATATCTCGCCAACGACCGAATTTGTTGAGAGATTCCTTCGTAATGTAATTCTCGGCGAAAAGAATGAGCTTCGCAACCGCGATATGCTTGTTGGTGCTTCGCTGCCTAAGACGATGCCCCAAAGTATCACAACATCTGCTTCAAAGTCTCAAATTGATACTTTGAACTGCACTTTGGAAGAGTTAGCCGTACTAAAGGTTATCGAGGATAATCCCAAAATCACCCAGACTGATATTGCCAAATCCATAAAGAAATCCGCATCCACAGTTAAGCGAATAACCTCAAGCCTCGTTGAGAAAGGCATACTCATCCGCCGAAACGGACGACGCAACGGATGGTGGGAAATCCTTACATAA